The uncultured Desulfatiglans sp. DNA window GGTTGATGAAGTCCATCAGGGGAAAACGTCCCCGGGTGTACTGCAGCACGGAGCACCCGATATCCGAGAGCCCCTCTTTCACCCCCTGATAACATTGCGAAGCATCCGTCAGGGTCTGGCCCGGGTAATGCGCGATTTTCACCCGCCCGTCGGTCCTTTTTTCCACCTCTTTGCACCAGGCCGCCTCCACTTTGCTTTGGGAGTGGGTGGGGGGCATGAATCCGCTGTAGGTGAGGTGGATGACATCCTTGGCATCCGCCGCGCCCGGCATCAGAAGGCCCGTCAAAAGCATGACAAGAAAGGCCAGGCCTACACCAAGCACAACACCCGGAGAAAAATGACGCTCGACCGATAACTTTTTCATTTCCAACCCCTCCCTTTCTGTTGAAAACCCATGATGAAGAAACGGGAACCCTGCCATCCTGTGCAGAATCCCACGGACACACGGTATTACGTTTCCCGGATGACCCTTTTGGCCTTCAGTTCGAACCGGGGCAGTTCACCGACCCCGATAATCTCCACTTCCGGCGTAAACGTCACCATATATTTGAAGTGTTCGATGAAGCCACGGACGGCCTGTTCCAATTTTTCCGCCGGAACGTCCTCGGAGGCCGGTTCCACGCGGATCCGGATGCGTTTTCCGCTGCCCATTTTTGGAACCACGATCTGGTACTCGTTGGAGAAGACCTCCACCTCTCTGATGAGATTTTCGATGGCCGATGGGAATACATTGACCCCCCCAAACTGGAACATGTCATCCGAACGTCCCAGGATTCCCCCATCCAGCCTCAGAAAGGTTCTGCCACAATCGCAGCGCTCCCGGTTGAATTTGACCAGGTCTTTGATGCGGTACCTGAGAAGGGGCATGGTCTCACAGCACAGATTGGACAGGACCAGTTCGCCCACCTGTCCGTTTTCAACCGGCTGAAGGGTCTCCGGATCGAGGCACTCGGCGTAAAACATGGCCTCGTTCACATGGGTCCCTTTCTGACAGATGCACTCGAAACCGAAGTTCGAGATCTCGCTGGAACCGATGTCGTCATAGCATTTGGCCCCCCAGGTCTCTTCGATGGCCTGTTTGGTCGACAGGACATTGGCGCCGGGTTCCCCCGCCGCCACGACGATGGAAACCTTCGAATCCCTCAGGGACACCCCCATCTTCTTCGCGGTTTCACCCAGGTAGAGCAGATAAGTGGGCGTCCCGCACACGACCGTGGCTTCCCAGTTGAAGATATTCCTGACCCTGTCCTTGGAAGACTGCCCCCCACCGGGGACGATCATGACCCCCGCCTGCTCCAGCGCCGCCTGGAAGCCCCACCAGGCGATATACAGGCTGTACCCGAAGGGGACGAAAAGGATGTCGGAGGTCTTGATGCCGTAGGCGTGCATGAAATACATGAACTGTTCATAGAAGTGAACCGTCCAGTCCTTCTTGTTGAGCATCACCCGGACCGGGATGCCTGTGGTGCCGGTCGTCTGGAAGACGCGCACGCCCTCTTCCGGGGGTACGCACATGAAGTCGCCCCAGGGGGGATGTTGCGCCTGGCTCTCCCGCAGCTCTTCCTTGACGGTGAATGGGACCCTCGAGATATCCTCCAGGCTCCGGATATCCGCAGGTTTGATACCGGCCTCGTCGAACTTTCTCCGGTACATGGGGCTTCGTTCGTACACATAAGTCATACGCTCCTGAAAACGCTGCAACTGAAGTTCCTGAAGCTGGTCGCGCGGCAGCGTTTCCAACGGCTTGTTCCAGTAGCTCACCTGATCCATTCGGACCCTCCAAGATCGAGATTTCCCTGTGCGCGCCGGGCTCGCCGGCGCGCCGCGTGATGGCTGACCCTTGCACCCGGCAGGGTCCGTTCCCGGAACCGGCCGGATGAAAACCTAGCTGCGGCTGCCAAGGCCTTTCAAAATCTTCTCGGGCGTAAACGGCGTAGAGAGGAGCCTGACGCCGACGGCATCGTAGATGGCGTTGGCGATGGCCGCCAAAATGGCGGAGACGTAGCCTTCTCCGACTTCCTTGGTACGATAGGGCTGCCCGACCCTGTATTGCTCCGTGATCACGTCGATATGCTCGGAGGGGGCGATGTTCCGGATGCAGGGCATCCGATAGTCGAGCCAGTTCGGGTTGAGTGTCCGCCCCTCTTCCATCATGATCTCTTCCATGAAGGCATGCCCGAGCGCCATGGAGACCTGTCCGTCGATCTGCCCTTCGACCAGGAGCGGGTTGATAGGGAAACCGCAATCGTGGGCGGTGACAGCCCTCAGGAGCCTGACCTTCCCCGTCTCGGTGTCCACCTCCACCTCCGCCGTCTGGGCATCGAAGGCATAGTTTTCCGTCCACCTTCCCTTGGTCGTAGCCAGGCTCGGATGCGTTGGTTCATCCCTCATGGTCCGCCAGTGGCCCTCTCCGATGATCGGATCCCCTCTGCGCGTCTGGATGCTCAGCGCCACCAGATCCCTGTAGGTAAGCGCCTTGCTGGGGGACCCCGCCACATAAACCTTCTTGTCCTTCAGCACCAGGTCATCGATGCTCGCCTCGAGCTGCTGAGACGCGAGTTCGAGGAGTTGTGTGCGGACATTGCCGGCCGCCACCCGTGTGGCATTTCCGCACACGTAGGCGTTGCCGCTGATCCAGGAACCGATGTCCACGGGCGTCGTTTCGGTGTCCGCGGCGATCACCTGGATCTCCTCCATCGGGATCTTCAACTCCTCGGCCACGATCTGCGAATGAATCGTTTCGGCCCCCTGCCCGATATCCAGCGCACCGGTCAGGAGCGTCACACTTCCGTCGTCATTCATCTTCACGATTACCGACGAACTGTTCGGATAGATCAGGGATCCCCCGAAGTAGCTGCTGACGCCGATGCCGATGCCTCTTTTGTACCTCTGAGAGGAGTTTTCGCCGCGCCCCCCCCGCACATGATGAAAATCCGTATGCCTCGTGATCTCCGTGATGCAGTCCTTCAGTCCGCAGTTGTGGACATTGTCCCCGTTGGGAAGCTGTTCGCCCGATTCGCGGGCGTTTTTCAAGCGGATCTCGATCGGGTCGATCCCCAGTTCCTCCGCGATCATATCGAGCTGCGATTCCACCGCAAAACGCAGCTGAGGGGCGCCGTGCCCCCGCTGGGGTGTCCGCACCGGGTTGTTGGTGAATACGGAATAGCCCTCATATTTGAAATTCGGGACACGATAGGGGACCATCGCAAATCCCCAGGCCAGGAAGATGACCACCACACCGCTGCCGCGGTAGGCGCCGGAGTTGTTGATTACCCGGTATTGCTGGGCCACGAGGGTCCCGTCCTTCTTGACACCGGTCTTCACGGTCACAATCAGCGGCTGGCCATGCCTGAACGCGGTGAAGACCTCCTCCCTGGTCGCCACGATCTTGACAGGCCTGGCGGCCTTCATGGAGAGGAGCGCCGCACAGAATTCGTGCGAAAAGAGGTCGATCTTGCCGCCGAAGGCCCCTCCGACGTAAGTCTTCAGGACCCGCACGGAGGAAAAAGGCAGGCCAAGGGTCTTGGCGAGCTTCGCCCGTTTGAGGAAAGGCCCCTGCGAAGAGGTCCAGACGTTGAGCTTCCCGTCCGGCTCGAAGCTGGCGACGGTCGCCTGGGACTCGAGATACCCATGGGTGCGAAGATGGCTCTCGAACCGGTCTTCCCTGACATAATCCGCCTCCTTGAAACCGGCTTCGATGTCGCCCCACTCCGAGGTGGTCTTTCCGCCGATGTTCATCACAGGCTCTTTGACCTTCGGATGCGTCGGGTGGATCTCCGGTGCATCCGGCTTCATCGCCTCCTCCGGGTCAAAAACAGCCGGAAGAGGCTCATATTCCACCTCGATCAGCCGCAGGGCCTCGTCCGCCGCATAGACGTCCGTGGCAGCCACCGCCGCTACTTCCTCCCCGATGAACCTCACCTTGTCCATGGCCAGAGGATACTGATCCGCAGGATACCTCGGGGTCTCCACGAAACCATGCTTGATGCCCAGGGTGTCCTTGCCGGTGATGACCGCCTTGACCCCGGGAACCTGCCGTGCACGCGTCGTGTCGATACGAACGATGCGCGCATGGGCGTGAGGACTCCTCAAGATCCTTCCCACCAGCATGTTCTTCAGCTGGAGATCCACCGTGTAAACGGCCTGCCCGGTCACTTTTTCAGGACCGTCCTTCCTTAGAATCCGTTTTCCCACATATTCCAGATCGCCCATGATCATTGCTCCTTGGGATGGCTCAGCGCTTGTCGGCCGTCGAAGAAGCCGCGTGCAGCACGGCCTCCATGATCTTGTTGTAGCCCGTGCAACGGCACAGGTGTCCTTCCAAGGCCTCCTGAATCTCTTCCTCATTCGGCCGGGGGTTCCGTTTGAGCAAGGCCGTCGAAGCCAGGACCATGCCCGGGGTGCAAAACCCGCACTGGACGGCGCCCTTTTCGAGGAAGGCCTGCTGGACAGGGGTCAGAACACCGCCCTCGGCCTGTCCTTCTATCGTTTCGACCCGCTTGTTCTCGCATTCAACCGCCAGCAGAAGGCAACCCAGAACCGGCTCCCCCTCCACCAGCACCGTGCAGGAACCGCACTCGCCCGTTCCGCAGCCTTCCTTGACCCCCGTCAAACCGATCCGGTTGCGCAGGACTTCCGACAGCGTCTCCTGGGGCTCAACGGCAAGCTCATAGGTCTCTCCGTTGATCGTCACTTCCAATAATCGTTTCGATGGCTTCGTTCTCATGAGGCACTCCTGTTATCGACCGCCGGTAAGCTGATTCACTGCGCGGGTCAGGGCATTCAGGGCTTCGACCTCGAGGGCCCTGGTCAAATACCACTTGGAATAGCCGTGATGAGGGGTCACCGTCACCTCCTCCGCGACCTGGCGCGCCGCCTCGGCCAGCAGCTCCGGCGCAAAGGGCTCTCCCACGAGCGATCCCTCGCTTTTCAGCGCCCGCGCCGGGGCCGGAGACACCGCCCCAACGGCGATCCGGGCCCGGGTGCAGGTTCCCGGGTCCTTGTCGGTTTCCAGGAGCACTGCAATATTCAAGGCCCCGAACTCCATCCCTTCCCTCGAGGTGAGTTTCGAGAAGGCCCATCCTCGGGTGCCTCCGGCCGGAGGCACCCGAATGCCGGAAATGATCGTATCGGACCCAATGGTCAAAGGGTGCAAGGGATCACCGCTGTAAAGGGCTTCGAGGTCCAGCAGCGCGCCGGCCCCGCCCCCTTCGACCTGGATCTTCGCACCCAGGCAAACGAGGGCCGGCGCCGTATCCGACATGTAAACGGCCCAGCACTTTTTCCCCTTCGGTATGAAATAGCAGAAATCTCCTCCCCGTTTGAAGCAGGGCTCCATGAACTGGAAGGTATGTCTCTGGTTGAAATACAGACATCGCGTATCCTGGCAGAGGTTCCCCGCCAGCGTAGCGACATTCCTGATCTCCCGCGTAGCCACCCTGCCGGCGGCCGCAGCGAGAAGCGGCGCCTTCTCCGCCACCTCGGGGGAAGACGCCACGGACGACAGCGTCGAAGCGCCGTCCAGGATGAGGTCCCCCTCCGGGAGGACGTTCGGAGCGGAGGCCCCGAGGCCCTTCAGGCTGATCAGGCGCTCTGGATCGGCCACCCCGTATTTCATGCGGGGCAGCAGATCCGTTCCTCCGGCCAGCAAGGCGCTCTTGACGGCCTTTTCCGCCAAGAGGCTCGAGGCCTCCTTGAGGCTGGTCGGTTTCTCGAATGCAAATCTGGGAAGGTACATGTCCATCCCTCCGTCCATGAAAAGGTTATCCGCTCGAAGACGGACTGTTGAAGTGACCCGCGCCAACCAGGGAAGCTGCGTCGGCGGCGGCCCCCCATCGGTTCTCTGAAGCGGGTTCCGCGTTGGATGCACACAGGGCATCTTTCGTCGTGGAGTTTGGAATAATCTTGAGCAAGAGACGTGCCAAAAAATTTTCGACGGGTCATATAGCGGAAATCACAGTGAAACCCGGATTCTTCCCTCATGAAAAGCCGACCAGATGCCTCCTGATAAGAGGCAGGAATGTCTCCTTGGATGAAACAACTGGCCACCGAACTCGCTGAACGAAGGTCTTGACGCTAATCCGGTAAAACAGCCTCTGTCGCTGGCAGCGGCCAAGCGGTCGATGATCGATCGGCTCATCCGCTGGGCTTCTTTCCCTGCAACCTTGAACGCGGTGTTCGACGGTTTCTGCGGGCTGGTTACAAGCTTTTGAAGGACTTTCCGGACATTCCGAATTGCTTCATAAGCCTCTGAAGAGAGGTGCGGCGCATATTCATCGCCTGGGCGGTTTTCGTGATATTGCCCTCGTTGAGCGCAAGGCACCGGGCAAGATACTGGCGGGTGAAATCGTCCACCATGTTTCGGCGCATTTCCTGAAACGTGATGCCCTGGTCCCCTTGAACATCCGGAAAGCCTGTCTTCATCGGCCCCGAGGGCAGAATATGGTCGATGCGGATGGTGCCGTTGTCCGCCAGCACGGCGGCTCGCTGAACGGCGTTTTCGAGCTCTCTTACGTTGCCGGGCCAATCGTACGCACACATCATGTTCAGGATCTCGTCCGGTATCCGGAGGCGTTGGTCGAGGTTCAGCCGCGCCGTGTAATATTTCAAAAAATGCGCGGCGAGGACGGGGATGTCCTCGCACCGCTCCCTCAGAGGGGGCATGGTCAGCGCGACGACATTGAGACGAAAAAAAAGATCGGGTCTGAAGGCGTTCTCTTTGACTCTTTTTTCCAAATCCCGGTTGGTCGCCGCGATGATCCGGACATCGACCTTCACCGGTTCGACGGACCCGAGCCTGACGACGGTCTGCTCCTGGACGGCCCGCAGCAGCTTGCCCTGAAGGTCCATGGGTATCTCGCTCACCTCGTCCAAAAAAAGCGTTCCCCTGTGTGCCTTCTCGAAAAAGCCTTTCCGGTCGGTGTGAGCCCCGGTAAAGGCCCCTTTGACATGTCCGAAGAGTTCGCTCTCGAGGATGCCTGCGGACAAGGCCGCGCAGTCGGCTACGACAAAGGGCTTGGCCCTGCGGCCGCTCCGGTCGTGGATGGCTTTTGCGGCCAGTTCCTTGCCCGTCCCGCTTTCACCGTAGATCAGAAGGTTGCAGTCGATGGGTGCTATCTTTTCGATCGCATTCATGACCCGGTTCATGGCCACGGAGGAGCCGAACACGAAAGAACGCTCCCTGCTGTCCTTCAGCTGATTGCGGAGGTCCTCAATCTCCTCCTGCAGTGTCTTTTTTTCATGAACCTTGTCCACCACATGGAGCAGTTCATCGGCATCGAAGGGCTTCGAAAGATAGTCGTAAGCGCCGTATTTCATCGCTTTTACGGCCGTTTCCACGGTTGCATAGCCGGTCATGATGATGATCTCGAGTGCCGGGCTCACCGTCTTGACCTTCCCCATCAAGGTGATGCCGTCCATCCCCGGCATTCGTATATCCACCAGCAACAGGTCGAACAGATGCCCCTTTTTCTCGATGAGATCCAATGCGGCCGTGCTGTCCGAGGCCCCCATCACCTGGTAGCCCTGCCTCGACAGCAGCCTGATGCAGCGTTTGCGGATGGAAACCTCGTCATCCACGACCAGTATACGAAAATGCTCCCTCAACGGACGCCTCCTTCCCCGCCCGCCTCCAGGGCCGGCAAAAGAATGCGGAACACGGAGCCTTCGCCTCCTGGTGCATTTTCCACCAGCATCCTCCCTCCGTGCTCTTCGACGATCCTTTTGCTGACTGCAAGCCCCAGGCCAGTTCCCTTGCCATCCTGCTTGGTGGTGAAAAACGGCTTGAAGACACGATGCATCAGATCAGAAGGAATTCCCGGACCGTTGTCGGCTATGGACAAACAAACCCAGTTCCTGGCATCTTTGGGAAACCGGTAAGGCTCGGCCGAAATGGTAATTCGGCCTCCTTGGACCAGCGCGTCCCGTGCGTTCTTGACGACGTTCATGACCACCTGCTGAAGGCTGTTCGAGTTGCCCTTCACGGAAGGAAGGTTTTCCCGGTACTGTTTGATGATTTCGATATTTTCGATCTCCGCCTGACGCTGCACGAGCATCAGGCTGTCGTCGATCACCCTCGTGATGCTGAGGGGTTTTCGCTCTTCGGGAATGCTGCGTGAGAAATCCAGAAGCTTCTGCGTGATCTTCTTGCACCGGCGCGCATCGTTTTCCATTTCCTCGAGCTCTTCGAGGGCCATCCCGAGGTCGAGCCTTCCATCACGGATATCCTCCAGCAGCATTTGAACGGATATGATGAGCCCGCCCAGCGGGTTGTTGATCTCATGCGCCACCTCGCTCGCCAGCGTGCCGATCAGGGACATCTTTTCCGACTGGAAGAGCTCCTCCTTGAGCCTCTGGATCTCCGAGATGTCCGTGACCGCGTTGACGATGCCCGAAACGATGTCCCCCCTTTCACGCAGGTACGAGCTGGAAACAAAGAAGGGGACCTTTTTCCCACTCTTCGTGATGAAGCTGGTCTCGAAGGACGACTGCCCGGCCTTTTCCCCCCGGGAAGCCGTCAAGTGCTCGAACAGGGAATGATCCTCCGCATCGACGACCGTGGTGTAGTGCCGCCCCAGCAAATCCCCGGGCTCGTATTCGAGCAGGTCTGCAAGACGCTTGTTCACGAAGGTGATCCTCCCTGACAGATCGATGATCTGTATCCCGTCGTTGAGGGACGCTATCAGGTTCTCGTTGAAAGCCTTCAAGCGGACCATCTCCTGGTCTATTCTCTGCTTCTCCTTCTCCTTCGTGAGGTCACGGGCCACACCCACCATGGCGATGGGCTCATCCTGTTCGCCCCTTAGAGGCACACACCTTACATGGGCTGGGAACCTTCTGCCGCCTTTGGTGCGGAACATGATCTCGCCGTTGTATGTTTCGTTCCTTCGGATGCAGCCGAGAACGTCCGGCTCCCTGGCACCCAGGACGGCGATATGGCGGTTCAGGACCTCGGAGGCCTCGAACCCGAACATCTGCTCCGAATACTTGTTGAAAAAGACCAGGTAGCCTTCCAGATTGGTGATCACGATGGATTCGATGATGTTTTCCAGGACGTTTTCGATGAACTCCTTGGTGGTCTTCTTCATACCCAGGATCAACCGGTCCCAGTTGATCGGCTCCCGGCCGGCGGAGGGAACGGGAGGATCCGGCGCCCCCCTGAATTTCATCCTGCGGCGGGCCTCTGAACGACGGTGCCCGTCGATTCCTGTTTTCTCGGTCATCGAATTCCTCCCCTCTTCGACGCATGCCTCTCCGCTGCAATCGGCCAGCTGCCGCCCCTGAACATCATAGCATATCCCTGCAGCGGACAGCCCTCCAAACGGACAATCCCTAAAAAAGGTTTAATTCCGGACACCTCCAGAAAGAAGCTCCCCGGATCAGCTCATCCGCAGGATCCCGCCCGCTCTCAGGCTTTGACCTTCTTCAGGCAGAGTTGTATATATGCCTTACACCGCCATCCGCCTGCAAACGCCCGGGACCCCGATTTTCGTTCCAGGGAGAAGACGCCGACCCCCTCACCATCGTTTTCGGCGGAAGGCGCGGCTCACCCCGCTTATACCCATGCCGGGCATAGGCTGGACCCTCTTTAAAGGAGCAGGTGCATGAACGACACCCACAGCGCTATGGCTGCCATGAGCCTCGATGAGGCCACACGGCTCATGGACACGGCCCTCGGGCGGAGGCCCGCCGATCTGGCCATCGTAAACGCGAATCTCGTCAATGTCTATACCGGCGAAATCCTTCCGAACCAGGGGGTGGGCATCAGCGGGCGTTGGATCGCCTATACGGGGGAGGATCCCCGGGCCTCCATCGGACGCGAAACCCGCGTCATCGACGCCGCCGGCAAGACCGTCATCCCCGGGCTGATCGACGGTCACACTCACATCTCGAACCCGTGCCTCCCGAGCGAATTCCTGCGCTATGTCATGAAAGGCGGCACAACGAGCCTGATCGCGGAAATGATGGAGCCCTACCCTGTGGCAGGCACCGACGGGGCCATCGATTTCGCCGAAGCCCTGGGCGATCAACCGATCAAGATCTTCACCACGATGCCCGCCATGGTCTCCATCAGCCACGCATGCCGCGGCATCGCACTCGACGATCTCAGGATACTGGCTGATCGGCCCGAGACGGTGGGCATCGGCGAATCCTACTGGCAGGCGGTGATCCAGTCGCCGGAGGTCTACCTCCCCGCCCTGCTCGAAACGCGCAGGCGCAAAATGGTGCTGGAGGGCCATACGGCAGGAGCGAGCGCCCGCAAACTCCAGGCTTACACCGCAATGGGCATCACCTCCTGCCACGAACCGGTCAAACCGGTGGAGGTGCTCGAACGCCTGCGCCTGGGAGTCACCGTCATGCTCCGGGAAGGGGGCGTACGGAAAGACCTGGAGGTCCTGGCCGGCATATTGGAGACCGGCGTGAACCTGCGGCGTGTGAGCGTCTGCACCGACAGCGTCGCGCCGGATGATCTGGTATCGAACGGCTACCTGGAATGCGTCGTTCAGAAGGCCATCGACTGCGGCTTCGCACCGATGGACGCCATCCGCATGGCGACCCTGAACGTCGCCGAGCACTTTCACTTGGATCATCTGATCGGAGGCATCGCACCAGGTCGATATGCCGATTTGGTCATCATTCCGGACATCCGCACCATCCAGGCGGAATGGGTCGTCTCGAACGGCCGGGTCATCGCTGAAGAGGGGCGGCTCCTGATCCAGCCCCGCCGTCATCCATTCTCCGAGGCGAGCCTCAATACCATTCATCTCCCGAGACGGATGGAGGCCGCTGATTTCGATGTGGCAAGCCCCGCCAAAGGTCCGAGGGTCCGGGTGCGCGCCATGGAAATGGTGACGGATCTCGTCACCGCCGAGCGCCACCTGGATCTGCCTGTCGCCGACGGGCGGATATCGGCCGATCCACCAAACGACATTGTCAAGATCGCCGCCATCGACCGCCGGATCACTCCGGGCAAGACATTTACGGGCTTCATCAAGGGCCTTCACATGACGCACGGAGCTGTAGCCATCAGCGCCGCATGGGACTCCACCGACATCATCGTCGCAGGCGCAAACGAGGGCGACATGGCCACGGCGGTCAACCGCATCCTCGACCTGCAGGGCGGCTTCGTCATCTGCGTCGCCGGCCGGGTGGTCGAAGAAATTTCCCTGCCGGTCTTTGGATATATGTCCCTCGAATCGATCGAGACCGTAGCTGAAAAGTTGAAGAGAATGGCCCGGGTCATCCGGGAGATGGGCGTCACTTTTCCAGACCCGGCGCTTTCGTTCGTCACGCTGACCGGCGCCGCCATCCCTTATCTGCGCATCTGTGAGGAAGGCTATGTGAACCTGAAAGACGGCGTGACAAGCGGACTCTTCCCGGACGACTGCGGCGAAGGGGAGAATTGAGTATTCAGAAAGTGCACTGCGAAATACGGCGACCCTGGGCGATGCGTGCTTTGCCGGCGGCCCCCGGCCAAGACGGCGCATTCATCGAGGGCGGCTTTAAAAAAGCGGGTGCACTCGTTAAAATTTTAAAAATATCTCTTGCGTTTTTTGCGGGATAATTTATAGTGTTTCCCTGAATTATCCCGGTAGGGCATCCGGGCCGGCTTCATTCGCAGGTATTGATCCATTTGTCAGAGTGACGACCTCGGATGGGGAACAGGTTGAACTTTTGTTGAAAGGAGGTTGGGCACTGTGGCAAAAGGCACCGTCAAGTGGTTTAACGACCAAAAAGGATTCGGTTTTATTCAACAGGATGAGGGCTCAGACGTTTTTGTTCACTTCTCCGCGATCAAAGGCACTGGCTTCAAATCACTGGCCGAGGGCGACCGCGTGAGCTTCGATGTAGAACAAGGCACCAAAGGCCCCGCTGCGAAAAACGTCGAAAAGATTTAAACACCCCGCGATTCGACCAGGCAATCCGCCCTTCCGTGCGGATTGCCTTTTTTTATGTCGCCCCGGCAGGTCGCCGAGGATACGCCTCATATTCCCACCCCCCTGGACATACCCCTTGCATCCACAAAACTCTCGAGGTTGCAGCCGAGCGTGAAAATCGCCCTTCCGGCTGTGCATAACACCTCGACACGGCCACCCGCTCGAACCATTAAACCACCAAGATCATTCATCGAAAAAAGATCTCCACCTCCTGGCACATCTATTGCTGCGCCCCTCCTTTCAAATCGGTTCACTTTGAACGGCCTGCTTCGCCCCCTTTCAATCGCCGTGAGGTCGATTCATGTTTATCCACTGCAAAGGTTTTACGCTCGTCGAACTCCTGGCCGTCCTCTTCATCGCGGGGACCTTCGCCGCGGCCGCGATCCCCGCCCTTTCCCAAACGGTTCACCAGTGGCGCCTGAGAAACGCGGTCCAAGACCTTTACCAGGGCTTCCAGATGGCAAAAAACTCGGCGGCCCGGGGCAACACCCTTGCTGGCCTTGTCTTCGAGCGTGACAGTGGAGGCTCTGTCGGCGGCTTTACCGTCTTTTCCGATCTCGATGCCGATTTGAGTCGTGATGAGGGAGAACCCATCCTCGAGCAAGTCCGCTGGGGGGACTACCCGGGCATCTCGTTGGCCCGTGAAAAAGGCGGGGTCGAAAGAATTTCCTTCGACTGCAATGCTGGCAATCATCCCGTCGTCGGATTCCGGCCGAACGGGATCCCGGTCTCGAGCACCGGCGGACTCGGCATGGGATCCGTCTTCCTTGAAAACCGCTGCGGCCGCAGCTTAGGAGTCATCCTCTCCTGCGCCGGCCGGCTGCGTATCGCCGAAACGCCGGAGGAATGATCCAGTGGCCCTCTCCCGCCGTACCGGCTCCGGCAGACAGGCCTCATCCCCTGTCGAGGGCTTCAGTCTGCCCGAAATGATGATCGCCATGGCTGTGACGGTCATTCTCTCTTCAATGCTCTGGGTAAACTACCAGTCCCAGCACAAGGCCTGTCTCTTTCAAATGCAGACCCTCGCAATGCAGGAAGACCTCCGTTCGACGATGACCCTCATTGCGGACGACCTGCGTATGGCCGGCTACGATCCGATCCGCCAGGCAGGGCGGCCTGCCGTCCAAACCGGGATTCTCCTCGCCGGCAGGGACCGGATCCGCGTCACCATGG harbors:
- a CDS encoding putative Histidine kinase (Evidence 3 : Putative function from multiple computational evidences; Product type e : enzyme), whose protein sequence is MTEKTGIDGHRRSEARRRMKFRGAPDPPVPSAGREPINWDRLILGMKKTTKEFIENVLENIIESIVITNLEGYLVFFNKYSEQMFGFEASEVLNRHIAVLGAREPDVLGCIRRNETYNGEIMFRTKGGRRFPAHVRCVPLRGEQDEPIAMVGVARDLTKEKEKQRIDQEMVRLKAFNENLIASLNDGIQIIDLSGRITFVNKRLADLLEYEPGDLLGRHYTTVVDAEDHSLFEHLTASRGEKAGQSSFETSFITKSGKKVPFFVSSSYLRERGDIVSGIVNAVTDISEIQRLKEELFQSEKMSLIGTLASEVAHEINNPLGGLIISVQMLLEDIRDGRLDLGMALEELEEMENDARRCKKITQKLLDFSRSIPEERKPLSITRVIDDSLMLVQRQAEIENIEIIKQYRENLPSVKGNSNSLQQVVMNVVKNARDALVQGGRITISAEPYRFPKDARNWVCLSIADNGPGIPSDLMHRVFKPFFTTKQDGKGTGLGLAVSKRIVEEHGGRMLVENAPGGEGSVFRILLPALEAGGEGGVR
- a CDS encoding conserved hypothetical protein (Evidence 4 : Unknown function but conserved in other organisms) — its product is MNDTHSAMAAMSLDEATRLMDTALGRRPADLAIVNANLVNVYTGEILPNQGVGISGRWIAYTGEDPRASIGRETRVIDAAGKTVIPGLIDGHTHISNPCLPSEFLRYVMKGGTTSLIAEMMEPYPVAGTDGAIDFAEALGDQPIKIFTTMPAMVSISHACRGIALDDLRILADRPETVGIGESYWQAVIQSPEVYLPALLETRRRKMVLEGHTAGASARKLQAYTAMGITSCHEPVKPVEVLERLRLGVTVMLREGGVRKDLEVLAGILETGVNLRRVSVCTDSVAPDDLVSNGYLECVVQKAIDCGFAPMDAIRMATLNVAEHFHLDHLIGGIAPGRYADLVIIPDIRTIQAEWVVSNGRVIAEEGRLLIQPRRHPFSEASLNTIHLPRRMEAADFDVASPAKGPRVRVRAMEMVTDLVTAERHLDLPVADGRISADPPNDIVKIAAIDRRITPGKTFTGFIKGLHMTHGAVAISAAWDSTDIIVAGANEGDMATAVNRILDLQGGFVICVAGRVVEEISLPVFGYMSLESIETVAEKLKRMARVIREMGVTFPDPALSFVTLTGAAIPYLRICEEGYVNLKDGVTSGLFPDDCGEGEN
- a CDS encoding hypothetical protein (Evidence 5 : Unknown function); the protein is MDQYLRMKPARMPYRDNSGKHYKLSRKKRKRYF
- the cspC gene encoding stress protein, member of the CspA-family (Evidence 2a : Function from experimental evidences in other organisms; PubMedId : 12071744, 20345064, 7984109, 8022261, 9298646, 9868784, 9921691; Product type f : factor); translated protein: MAKGTVKWFNDQKGFGFIQQDEGSDVFVHFSAIKGTGFKSLAEGDRVSFDVEQGTKGPAAKNVEKI
- a CDS encoding hypothetical protein (Evidence 5 : Unknown function), which codes for MNDLGGLMVRAGGRVEVLCTAGRAIFTLGCNLESFVDARGMSRGVGI
- a CDS encoding putative Pilus assembly protein (Evidence 3 : Putative function from multiple computational evidences) yields the protein MFIHCKGFTLVELLAVLFIAGTFAAAAIPALSQTVHQWRLRNAVQDLYQGFQMAKNSAARGNTLAGLVFERDSGGSVGGFTVFSDLDADLSRDEGEPILEQVRWGDYPGISLAREKGGVERISFDCNAGNHPVVGFRPNGIPVSSTGGLGMGSVFLENRCGRSLGVILSCAGRLRIAETPEE